A region of Arabidopsis thaliana chromosome 5, partial sequence DNA encodes the following proteins:
- the ORP4C gene encoding OSBP(oxysterol binding protein)-related protein 4C, with protein MKKHVMLVKPFSLEDEKDSENTPPNLIQRILSLFKNVRPGSDLTNFQLPPQMNLARSQLQCYGEIVYSFDGHDLLGECSRRDKPIERMKAMVTWYISTLRPLIFGLAPYNPVIGETHHVSNGHINVLAEQISHHPPVSALHATHEKENVDVLLCQYFTPKFRGAYVDVEVKGKRVVKLLNHKETYEMNQPKLLMTFLPAMGAHWAGKIVIKCPETGLGAELQLLSDSFLSRFTGNNKRAIKGKIFESSSRKQLYEISGHWDRTVTAKNTKTGQLEVIYKASENIAKLKTPIVENLQEVSESESAVVWGEVSEGIVTNNWEKAREAKRDVEEKQRESLRKRKASGQSWIPKHFSVARTGKDWDCVPLQPTVPRAPIVVPL; from the exons atgaaaaagcaCGTTATGTTGGTGAAGCCTTTCTCGTTGGAAGATGAGAAAGACTCTGAAAACACACCTCCCAATCTCATCCAACGGATCTTAAGCCTCTTCAAAAACGTACGGCCAGGATCCGATCTCACTAATTTTCAG CTTCCACCTCAAATGAACCTAGCGAGATCGCAGCTCCAATGCTACGGCGAGATAGTATACAGTTTCGACGGTCACGATCTACTCGGAGAATGTAGTCGTCGTGACAAACCAATCGAACGGATGAAAGCAATGGTGACGTGGTACATCTCAACACTCCGGCCTTTGATCTTTGGCTTGGCTCCATACAATCCTGTCATCGGCGAAACTCACCACGTGTCCAATGGTCACATTAACGTTCTCGCAGAGCAA atatCGCATCATCCACCAGTTTCTGCTCTTCATGCAACTCACGAGAAAGAAAACGTAGACGTTTTGTTATGTCAATATTTCACGCCTAAATTTCGTG gTGCTTACGTGGACGTTGAGGTGAAGGGTAAAAGAGTGGTGAAACTTCTGAATCACAAAGAGACTTACGAAATGAACCAACCAAAACTTCTCATGACGTTTTTGCCGGCAATGGGAGCTCACTGGGCCGGAAAGATCGTGATAAAGTGTCCGGAGACAGGACTCGGAGCCGAATTGCAGTTACTATCCGATTCTTTTCTCAGTAGATTCACAGGAAACAATAAAAGAGCCATTAAAGGCAAGATCTTTGAATCTTCCTCTAGGAAACAGCTCTATGAAATCTCTGGACACTGGGACAG AACTGTTACCGCGAAAAATACAAAGACTGGACAGCTTGAGGTTATATACAAAGCGAGTGAAAACATTGCAAAGCTCAAAACTCCCATTGTCGAGAACCTGCAG GAGGTGAGTGAGAGCGAGTCGGCGGTGGTGTGGGGTGAGGTGAGTGAAGGAATCGTGACGAACAACTGGGAGAAAGCAAGAGAAGCCAAGAGAGATGTGGAGGAGAAGCAGAGGGAGTCTTTGAGGAAAAGAAAGGCTTCTGGACAATCATGGATTCCAAAACATTTCTCTGTAGCTCGAACTGGTAAGGACTGGGACTGTGTTCCTCTACAGCCTACGGTTCCTCGAGCTCCTATAGTTGTTCCTCTCTGA
- a CDS encoding Core-2/I-branching beta-1,6-N-acetylglucosaminyltransferase family protein translates to MGENLHLSPRHRSSLKKPLLIVLLVCITSVLLVITYMYPQHNNSKSSACAGLSSRGCQAALSGWLPVHVRKFTDEEVAARVVIKDILRLPPALTAKSKIAFMFLTPGTLPFEKLWDKFFQGQEGRFSIYIHPSRLRPVHISRHFSDREIHSDHVTWGRISMVDAERRLLANALEDPDNQHFVLLSESCIPLHTFDYTYRYLMHANVSFIDSFEDLGPHGTGRHMDHMLPEIPRQDFRKGAQWFTMKRQHAVIVMADGLYYSKFREYCRPGVEANKNCIADEHYLPTFFHMLDPGGISNWSVTYVDWSERRWHPKTYRARDVSLKLLKNITSDDMSVHVTSVGKRGEELRWPCTWKGIRRPCYLFARKLHSDALYKLVRLFPNYTSTVV, encoded by the exons aTGGGAGAGAATCTGCATTTGTCTCCACGACACCGATCTTCTCTAAAGAAGCCattgttgattgttttgttagtcTGTATCACAAGTGTGCTTTTGGTGATCACTTACATGTATCCACAACACAACAACAGTAAGAGCTCTGCTTGTGCGGGTTTGTCTAGTAGAGGCTGTCAAGCTGCGCTCTCTGGATGGCTTCCTGTTCATGTCAGGAAATTCACTGATGAAGAAGTAGCAGCTCGAGTTGTGATCAAAGATATACTGAGACTACCTCCTGCTCTAACCGCTAAATCGAAAATcgcttttatgtttttgactCCTGGTACTTTGCCATTTGAGAAGCTTTGGGATAAGTTTTTCCAG GGTCAAGAAGGAAGATTCTCTATTTACATCCACCCTTCCAGGTTACGACCAGTTCACATTAGCCGTCACTTTTCAGACCGTGAAATTCATAGTGATCATGTCACTTGGGGAAGGATTTCTATGGTTGATGCTGAGAGACGGCTTCTAGCAAATGCTCTTGAAGATCCTGATAACCAGcactttgttcttctttcagaAAG TTGTATACCGTTGCATACATTTGACTACACCTATCGATATTTGATGCACGCAAATGTCAGCTTCATTGATAG ttTTGAGGATCTTGGTCCTCATGGGACTGGCAGACACATGGATCACATGTTACCTGAGATCCCAAGGCAAGATTTCAGAAAGGGTGCACAG TGGTTCACAATGAAGCGTCAACACGCTGTAATAGTGATGGCTGATGGTCTCTACTACTCGAAATTCCGGGAGTATTGCAGA CCTGGAGTAGAAGCAAACAAGAACTGCATCGCGGATGAACATTACCTGCCAACATTCTTTCAT ATGCTTGATCCTGGAGGAATCTCGAACTGGTCAGTCACATATGTTGATTGGTCTGAGCGTAGATGGCATCCAAAGACATATAGAGCACGCGATGTCTCACTCAAGCTCTTGAAAAATATCACG TCTGACGACATGAGTGTACATGTAACAAGCGTTGGCAAG CGCGGAGAAGAGCTGCGTTGGCCTTGTACATGGAAGGGAATTAGACGACCATGTTATCTATTTGCAAGGAAGCTTCACTCAGATGCTCTTTACAAACTGGTCAGACTCTTTCCAAATTACACAAGCACAGTGGTCTAA
- a CDS encoding Pentatricopeptide repeat (PPR) superfamily protein (Pentatricopeptide repeat (PPR) superfamily protein; CONTAINS InterPro DOMAIN/s: Pentatricopeptide repeat (InterPro:IPR002885); BEST Arabidopsis thaliana protein match is: Pentatricopeptide repeat (PPR) superfamily protein (TAIR:AT5G59900.1); Has 71706 Blast hits to 14592 proteins in 301 species: Archae - 6; Bacteria - 54; Metazoa - 648; Fungi - 890; Plants - 68117; Viruses - 0; Other Eukaryotes - 1991 (source: NCBI BLink).): protein MKLYPRTSSGLFSLQSLLKSGFSPTLNSIDRFLRYLYRLQKFNCILQFYSQLDSKQININHRIYSIVSWAFLNLNRYEDAEKFINIHISKASIFPRTHMLDSLIHGFSITRDDPSKGLLILRDCLRNHGAFPSSLTFCSLIYRFVEKGEMDNAIEVLEMMTNKNVNYPFDNFVCSAVISGFCKIGKPELALGFFESAVDSGVLVPNLVTYTTLVSALCQLGKVDEVRDLVRRLEDEGFEFDCVFYSNWIHGYFKGGALVDALMQDREMVEKGMNRDVVSYSILIDGLSKEGNVEEALGLLGKMIKEGVEPNLITYTAIIRGLCKMGKLEEAFVLFNRILSVGIEVDEFLYVTLIDGICRKGNLNRAFSMLGDMEQRGIQPSILTYNTVINGLCMAGRVSEADEVSKGVVGDVITYSTLLDSYIKVQNIDAVLEIRRRFLEAKIPMDLVMCNILLKAFLLMGAYGEADALYRAMPEMDLTPDTATYATMIKGYCKTGQIEEALEMFNELRKSSVSAAVCYNRIIDALCKKGMLDTATEVLIELWEKGLYLDIHTSRTLLHSIHANGGDKGILGLVYGLEQLNSDVCLGMLNDAILLLCKRGSFEAAIEVYMIMRRKGLTVTFPSTILKTLVDNLRSLDAYLLVVNAGETTLSSMDVIDYTIIINGLCKEGFLVKALNLCSFAKSRGVTLNTITYNSLINGLCQQGCLVEALRLFDSLENIGLVPSEVTYGILIDNLCKEGLFLDAEKLLDSMVSKGLVPNIIIYNSIVDGYCKLGQTEDAMRVVSRKMMGRVTPDAFTVSSMIKGYCKKGDMEEALSVFTEFKDKNISADFFGFLFLIKGFCTKGRMEEARGLLREMLVSESVVKLINRVDAELAESESIRGFLVELCEQGRVPQAIKILDEISSTIYPSGKNLGSYQRLQFLNDVNEEEIKKKDYVHDFHSLHSTVSSLCTSGKLEQANEFVMSVLSCMPR, encoded by the coding sequence ATGAAGCTTTATCCTCGAACTTCTTCAGGACTCTTTTCTCTCCAATCTCTTCTCAAAAGTGGCTTCTCTCCAACGTTAAACTCTATCGACAGATTTCTTCGATATCTCTACCGTCTTCAGAAGTTTAATTGCATTCTTCAATTCTACTCTCAGCTAGATTCGAAGCAAATCAACATCAATCACCGGATTTACTCAATCGTTTCATGGGCATTTCTCAATTTGAATCGATACGAAGACGCAGAGAAGTTTATCAACATCCATATTTCAAAAGCTTCGATTTTTCCCAGGACCCATATGTTAGATTCTCTAATTCATGGATTTAGCATCACACGTGATGATCCAAGTAAGGGTCTTCTGATTCTCCGAGATTGTTTACGGAATCACGGTGCGTTTCCTTCTTCCTTAACGTTCTGTTCACTGATTTATCGGTTCGTTGAGAAAGGAGAGATGGATAATGCTATTGAGGTTTTAGAGATGATGACGAACAAGAATGTAAATTACCCATTTGATAATTTCGTATGTAGTGCTgtgatttctgggttttgtaAGATTGGTAAACCGGAACTTGCGTTAGGGTTTTTCGAAAGTGCTGTCGATTCAGGTGTTCTAGTGCCGAACCTTGTAACTTATACTACGCTTGTGAGTGCTCTTTGTCAGTTAGGTAAGGTTGATGAAGTTAGGGATTTAGTTAGGAGATTGGAAGATGAAGGATTTGAGTTTGACTGTGTGTTCTATAGTAATTGGATTCATGGGTACTTTAAGGGAGGTGCATTGGTGGATGCACTTATGCAGGACAGGGAAATGGTGGAGAAGGGAATGAATCGAGACGTTGTTAGCTATTCGATACTAATAGATGGGTTGTCGAAGGAGGGGAATGTTGAAGAAGCGTTGGGGTTATTAGGGAAGATGATAAAGGAAGGAGTAGAGCCGAATTTGATTACTTATACAGCTATTATTAGGGGACTCTGCAAAATGGGTAAACTTGAAGAGGCATTTGTGTTGTTCAATAGAATTCTAAGTGTTGGAATCGAAGTGGATGAGTTTCTGTATGTGACTTTGATAGATGGAATTTGTAGGAAAGGGAATTTGAATCGAGCTTTCTCTATGTTGGGGGATATGGAGCAGAGAGGGATACAACCAAGCATTCTTACGTATAACACTGTGATTAATGGACTTTGCATGGCAGGGAGAGTGTCGGAGGCAGATGAAGTTTCAAAAGGAGTTGTGGGAGATGTCATTACTTATAGTACTTTATTGGATAGTTATATAAAGGTGCAGAATATTGATGCTGTATTAGAGATTAGGCGTAGATTTTTAGAAGCTAAAATCCCTATGGACTTGGTTATGTGCAACATTCTCCTGAAAGCATTTCTATTGATGGGTGCATATGGAGAAGCTGATGCACTTTACAGGGCAATGCCAGAAATGGATCTGACTCCAGATACAGCCACATACGCAACGATGATTAAGGGGTATTGCAAAACGGGTCAAATCGAAGAGGCACTTGAGATGTTTAATGAGTTGAGGAAAAGCTCAGTTTCTGCAGCTGTATGTTATAATCGCATTATTGATGCACTCTGCAAAAAAGGGATGCTGGACACAGCCACAGAAGTTCTTATCGAGCTGTGGGAGAAAGGTTTATATTTGGACATCCATACATCTCGGACCTTGTTACATTCAATCCATGCTAACGGAGGTGACAAAGGAATACTCGGTTTGGTTTATGGACTGGAACAGTTGAATTCAGATGTTTGTCTTGGGATGCTCAATGATGCTATCTTACTTTTATGCAAGAGAGGTTCTTTCGAGGCAGCGATTGAAGTTTATATGATTATGAGGAGAAAAGGTTTAACTGTTACTTTCCCTTCTACAATTCTAAAAACACTAGTGGACAATCTCAGATCATTGGATGCTTATCTACTCGTTGTTAATGCTGGAGAAACTACTCTGTCTTCAATGGATGTGATCGATTAcacaatcatcatcaatggtCTCTGCAAGGAAGGATTTCTAGTAAAGGCCTTAAATTTGTGCAGTTTTGCCAAAAGCAGAGGTGTCACTCTCAATACCATAACATATAATTCACTCATAAATGGACTTTGCCAGCAAGGTTGTCTTGTAGAAGCTCTCCGTCTATTTGATTCGCTTGAGAATATTGGTTTAGTCCCATCTGAGGTCACCTACGGCATTTTGATTGACAATTTATGCAAAGAAGGGTTGTTTCTTGATGCTGAGAAACTATTGGACAGTATGGTATCTAAGGGACTTGTGCCAAACATTATCATTTATAATTCGATAGTTGACGGGTACTGCAAGCTGGGGCAAACAGAGGACGCCATGAGAGTTGTATCACGGAAAATGATGGGAAGGGTAACACCAGATGCATTCACGGTCAGTTCTATGATCAAAGGTTACTGTAAAAAAGGTGACATGGAAGAAGCTCTCAGTGTGTTTACAGAGTTCAAGGATAAAAATATCTCTGCCgatttctttggttttctgtTTCTGATCAAAGGCTTCTGCACGAAAGGGCGAATGGAAGAAGCAAGGGGCCTCTTGAGAGAAATGCTTGTTTCAGAATCTGTTGTTAAGCTGATTAACAGAGTTGATGCGGAATTAGCTGAATCTGAATCGATCAGAGGCTTCCTCGTCGAGCTGTGCGAACAAGGAAGGGTCCCTCAGGCTATCAAAATCCTAGATGAGATAAGTTCAACAATCTATCCGTCTGGTAAAAACCTGGGTTCTTACCAAAGGTTGCAGTTCTTGAATGAtgtgaatgaagaagagataaagaagaaagactaTGTTCATGATTTTCATAGCCTGCACTCAACTGTTAGCTCACTCTGCACCAGTGGGAAGCTGGAGCAAGCTAATGAGTTCGTTATGTCTGTGCTCTCTTGTATGCCTAGATAG
- the ORP4C gene encoding OSBP(oxysterol binding protein)-related protein 4C, whose product MKKHVMLVKPFSLEDEKDSENTPPNLIQRILSLFKNVRPGSDLTNFQLPPQMNLARSQLQCYGEIVYSFDGHDLLGECSRRDKPIERMKAMVTWYISTLRPLIFGLAPYNPVIGETHHVSNGHINVLAEQISHHPPVSALHATHEKENVDVLLCQYFTPKFRGAYVDVEVKGKRVVKLLNHKETYEMNQPKLLMTFLPAMGAHWAGKIVIKCPETGLGAELQLLSDSFLSRFTGNNKRAIKGKIFESSSRKQLYEISGHWDRTVTAKNTKTGQLEVIYKASENIAKLKTPIVENLQVTVINFLGRLFVLFDIRNSVISGLQEVSESESAVVWGEVSEGIVTNNWEKAREAKRDVEEKQRESLRKRKASGQSWIPKHFSVARTGKDWDCVPLQPTVPRAPIVVPL is encoded by the exons atgaaaaagcaCGTTATGTTGGTGAAGCCTTTCTCGTTGGAAGATGAGAAAGACTCTGAAAACACACCTCCCAATCTCATCCAACGGATCTTAAGCCTCTTCAAAAACGTACGGCCAGGATCCGATCTCACTAATTTTCAG CTTCCACCTCAAATGAACCTAGCGAGATCGCAGCTCCAATGCTACGGCGAGATAGTATACAGTTTCGACGGTCACGATCTACTCGGAGAATGTAGTCGTCGTGACAAACCAATCGAACGGATGAAAGCAATGGTGACGTGGTACATCTCAACACTCCGGCCTTTGATCTTTGGCTTGGCTCCATACAATCCTGTCATCGGCGAAACTCACCACGTGTCCAATGGTCACATTAACGTTCTCGCAGAGCAA atatCGCATCATCCACCAGTTTCTGCTCTTCATGCAACTCACGAGAAAGAAAACGTAGACGTTTTGTTATGTCAATATTTCACGCCTAAATTTCGTG gTGCTTACGTGGACGTTGAGGTGAAGGGTAAAAGAGTGGTGAAACTTCTGAATCACAAAGAGACTTACGAAATGAACCAACCAAAACTTCTCATGACGTTTTTGCCGGCAATGGGAGCTCACTGGGCCGGAAAGATCGTGATAAAGTGTCCGGAGACAGGACTCGGAGCCGAATTGCAGTTACTATCCGATTCTTTTCTCAGTAGATTCACAGGAAACAATAAAAGAGCCATTAAAGGCAAGATCTTTGAATCTTCCTCTAGGAAACAGCTCTATGAAATCTCTGGACACTGGGACAG AACTGTTACCGCGAAAAATACAAAGACTGGACAGCTTGAGGTTATATACAAAGCGAGTGAAAACATTGCAAAGCTCAAAACTCCCATTGTCGAGAACCTGCAGGTTACTGTTATAAACTTTCTCGGgagattatttgttttgttcgaTATTCGTAATTCAGTTATTTCTGGTTTGCAGGAGGTGAGTGAGAGCGAGTCGGCGGTGGTGTGGGGTGAGGTGAGTGAAGGAATCGTGACGAACAACTGGGAGAAAGCAAGAGAAGCCAAGAGAGATGTGGAGGAGAAGCAGAGGGAGTCTTTGAGGAAAAGAAAGGCTTCTGGACAATCATGGATTCCAAAACATTTCTCTGTAGCTCGAACTGGTAAGGACTGGGACTGTGTTCCTCTACAGCCTACGGTTCCTCGAGCTCCTATAGTTGTTCCTCTCTGA
- the CYP71B10 gene encoding cytochrome P450, family 71, subfamily B, polypeptide 10 (''cytochrome P450, family 71, subfamily B, polypeptide 10'' (CYP71B10); FUNCTIONS IN: electron carrier activity, monooxygenase activity, iron ion binding, oxygen binding, heme binding; INVOLVED IN: oxidation reduction; CONTAINS InterPro DOMAIN/s: Cytochrome P450 (InterPro:IPR001128), Cytochrome P450, E-class, group I (InterPro:IPR002401), Cytochrome P450, conserved site (InterPro:IPR017972); BEST Arabidopsis thaliana protein match is: cytochrome P450, family 71, subfamily B, polypeptide 34 (TAIR:AT3G26300.1); Has 32483 Blast hits to 32205 proteins in 1643 species: Archae - 48; Bacteria - 3002; Metazoa - 11999; Fungi - 6846; Plants - 9547; Viruses - 3; Other Eukaryotes - 1038 (source: NCBI BLink).) → MTVLWFVSLILLISILLVAVKHSKRRWVRQPPSPPGLPIIGNLHQLGELPHQSLCKLSKKYGPVMLLKLGRVPTVIVSTPETAKQVLKDYDLHCCSRPSLEGTRKLSYNYLDIAFSRFDDYWKELRKLCVEELFCNKRINSIQPIKEAEMEKLIDSIAESASQKTLVNLSDTFLSLNVNVICKAVFGVNFQGTVLNNDKFQDLVHEALEMLGSFSASDFFPYVGWIVDWFTGLHARRERSVRDLDAFYEQMIDLHLQKNREESEDDFVDLLLRLEKEEAVLGYGKLTRNHIKAILMNILLGGINTSAITMTWAMAELIRNPRVMKKVQSEIRAQIGKNNKTRIISLDEINHLSYLNMVIKETCRLHPVAPLLVPREVISEFKINGYTIQPKTRLHVNVWAIGRDPEIWKDPEEFLPERFMDCDIDVKGQDYELLPFGSGRRICPAVYMGITTVEFGLANLLYHFDWKLPEGVAVEDIYMDEASGLTSHKKHDLLLVPVKSLV, encoded by the exons ATGACTGTGCTTTGGTTTGTATCACTTATCTTACTCATCTCTATCCTTCTCGTTGCCGTCAAACACTCTAAGCGGCGATGGGTCCGGCAACCACCGTCTCCTCCAGGCTTACCAATCATTGGAAACTTGCACCAGCTTGGAGAATTACCACATCAATCTCTATGTAAGCTCTCAAAGAAGTATGGTCCTGTAATGTTACTGAAACTTGGAAGAGTTCCAACAGTTATAGTTTCTACTCCTGAAACAGCAAAACAAGTTCTTAAAGACTATGACCTCCACTGTTGTAGCCGTCCAAGCTTGGAAGGTACAAGAAAGCTTTCTTACAACTATCTAGACATTGCTTTCTCtagatttgatgattattgGAAAGAATTAAGGAAGCTTTGTGTTGAAGAACTCTTTTGTAATAAACGAATTAACTCGATTCAACCAATCAAGGAGGCGGAGATGGAGAAACTGATTGACTCAATTGCTGAATCTGCTTCTCAGAAAACTCTGGTTAACTTGAGTGATacgtttctttctttaaacgTTAACGTAATTTGCAAGGCAGTATTTGGTGTGAATTTCCAAGGAACTGTGCTTAACAATGATAAGTTCCAAGATTTAGTCCACGAGGCACTTGAGATGTTGGGGAGCTTCTCTGCTTCGGATTTCTTCCCGTATGTCGGTTGGATTGTCGATTGGTTCACGGGTTTACACGCTCGGAGGGAGAGAAGCGTACGAGATCTTGATGCTTTCTATGAACAAATGATTGATTTACATCTacagaaaaacagagaagaaagtgaagatgaTTTTGTGGACTTGCTCTTGAGGttggaaaaggaagaagctgTTCTTGGATATGGCAAACTCACAAGAAACCACATCAAAGCAATCTTGATG AACATTCTTTTGGGGGGAATCAATACTTCTGCAATAACCATGACATGGGCAATGGCGGAACTCATAAGAAACCCACgagtgatgaagaaagttCAATCCGAAATCAGAGCCCAAATAgggaaaaacaacaaaacaagaatcatAAGTTTAGATGAGATAAATCATCTCAGTTACCTAAATATGGTTATCAAAGAAACATGCCGGTTACATCCAGTAGCACCTCTTCTAGTCCCAAGAGAAGTGATATCTGAATTCAAGATCAACGGCTACACGATTCAACCGAAGACAAGGCTTCATGTCAACGTATGGGCTATCGGACGTGATCCCGAGATATGGAAAGATCCAGAAGAGTTTCTCCCAGAGAGGTTTATGGACTGTGACATTGATGTTAAAGGACAAGACTATGAGTTGTTACCATTTGGAAGTGGTCGAAGAATTTGTCCAGCAGTGTACATGGGGATAACAACAGTTGAGTTTGGTCTTGCTAATCTCTTGTATCACTTTGATTGGAAGTTACCAGAAGGTGTTGCCGTTGAAGATATTTACATGGATGAAGCTTCTGGACTCACTTCTCATAAGAAACATGACCTTTTACTTGTTCCTGTGAAATCTTTAGTGTAA